One genomic window of Leptospira paudalimensis includes the following:
- a CDS encoding cyclic nucleotide-binding domain-containing protein encodes MRSKTNTPTLKQIISSTDLFLNLSSETKEHLERSFNKVKFIKNKVVIKQGEHGNALYLVATGSFSVYVTNDGKKQKLGEVKPGSCFGEGALVTDEPRNATVVCDQSGIVYRIDRNEFKRAFKDRSEELKAFVRLISRRSRALHRSVFRPEPRRIKELISSVSLFQGVGAKLISELEQQMEWIFLPGGETLMRQGDKADGMYIVVNGSLVYEVRNDQGLVVSTGNFSKGDIIGEMALLTGEPRTATVVATLSCEIVKISTVAFETVFSKHPPSMLAITKLIADRFTKDRMGKRTAKKTRSIITLFPLQKDLLVRDFAHNLAVALKKIGRTTIVESKDFKKHKGDREHAVSDILESLYHLQDSHDFLILCPDFEDKLWTETILHHTNRILLLSDAKKADALSPEEIRFLGDSEETHGPIRELILLYSNPNEKPKNISNLTKIRKTDVVRHIRTYSNHGFESLTRFITGRSIGLALGGGGAKGFAHIGLIKAMQEENIPIDMIGGTSAGALMASIYALGNDAPSLERIAKSLMSDKKTLNDYTVPVVSLIRGKKFNTVIKSFVGETMIEDLWLPYFAVATSLSKAQKVIIDRGPLWKALRASASIPGILPPFFENNELLVDGAMLDNIPGAVMREKGADFVISVALASEGDSAADELFGGIYPKNNSGALPSALRLLFKRLFSKTQNLKEAPNILSLMMRATFVASDAAMAQTKAESDIFAELPVEQYGLFDWKKFYELVEIGYRYGKTHAKTWKKQLGILG; translated from the coding sequence ATGCGTTCAAAAACAAATACTCCAACCCTAAAACAAATCATTTCCAGTACTGACTTATTCTTAAACCTCTCCTCAGAAACAAAAGAACACTTGGAGCGATCGTTCAATAAAGTTAAATTTATTAAGAACAAAGTTGTGATCAAACAAGGAGAACATGGGAATGCACTCTATCTAGTTGCGACAGGTAGTTTCAGTGTTTATGTGACCAATGACGGAAAAAAGCAGAAATTAGGTGAGGTGAAACCTGGGAGTTGTTTCGGAGAAGGAGCACTTGTGACAGATGAACCCCGAAACGCCACAGTTGTCTGTGACCAATCTGGCATCGTTTACCGCATCGATCGAAACGAATTCAAAAGAGCCTTTAAGGATCGCTCAGAAGAACTGAAAGCATTTGTCAGACTCATCAGCCGAAGGTCACGTGCTCTTCATAGAAGTGTGTTTCGTCCTGAACCTAGACGCATCAAAGAACTCATTTCGTCTGTATCACTTTTCCAAGGTGTAGGCGCAAAACTCATCTCAGAGTTGGAACAACAGATGGAATGGATTTTTCTGCCAGGTGGCGAAACTCTGATGCGGCAAGGTGACAAAGCCGACGGAATGTATATCGTCGTTAACGGTAGTTTGGTGTATGAAGTTAGAAACGACCAAGGACTAGTGGTTTCAACAGGTAATTTTTCAAAAGGTGATATCATTGGTGAGATGGCTCTGTTAACTGGGGAACCGAGGACCGCAACAGTAGTCGCAACTCTTTCCTGTGAAATTGTAAAAATCAGCACTGTCGCTTTCGAAACCGTGTTTTCCAAACATCCGCCTAGTATGCTTGCAATCACCAAACTCATTGCGGATCGATTTACCAAAGACCGAATGGGAAAAAGAACTGCCAAAAAAACAAGGAGCATCATCACACTTTTTCCACTCCAGAAAGATCTTTTGGTTCGCGACTTTGCACACAACCTTGCAGTTGCTTTGAAAAAAATCGGACGTACGACAATCGTTGAGAGCAAAGACTTTAAAAAACACAAGGGAGACCGCGAACACGCAGTTTCAGACATCCTCGAATCATTATACCATTTGCAGGACTCACATGACTTCTTAATCCTTTGTCCCGATTTTGAAGACAAACTTTGGACGGAAACAATTCTCCATCATACAAATCGTATTTTACTGTTAAGTGATGCAAAAAAAGCAGATGCCCTTTCTCCAGAAGAAATTCGCTTTCTTGGAGATTCGGAAGAAACCCATGGCCCCATACGAGAGCTTATTTTACTTTACTCTAATCCAAATGAAAAACCAAAAAATATTTCTAACCTAACAAAAATTAGGAAAACAGATGTAGTCAGACATATCCGTACATATAGTAACCATGGATTTGAAAGTCTCACTCGCTTCATCACTGGTCGTTCCATTGGTCTTGCTCTGGGTGGCGGAGGTGCAAAAGGTTTCGCACATATTGGGCTGATTAAAGCCATGCAGGAAGAGAACATCCCAATCGACATGATTGGTGGTACAAGTGCAGGGGCACTTATGGCGAGCATCTATGCTCTCGGTAATGATGCTCCCAGTTTGGAACGGATCGCCAAGTCTCTCATGAGTGACAAAAAAACTTTAAACGATTATACCGTTCCGGTTGTATCTCTCATTCGTGGCAAAAAATTCAATACTGTGATTAAAAGTTTTGTCGGTGAAACAATGATCGAAGATCTCTGGCTTCCCTATTTTGCTGTCGCAACAAGCCTTTCCAAAGCACAAAAAGTAATCATCGACCGTGGTCCATTATGGAAAGCACTCCGCGCTTCCGCTTCAATACCAGGTATATTACCTCCATTCTTCGAAAACAATGAACTGTTAGTTGATGGTGCAATGTTAGATAATATTCCAGGTGCTGTGATGCGCGAAAAGGGAGCAGATTTTGTAATTTCTGTTGCACTTGCGTCAGAAGGTGATTCCGCAGCTGATGAACTCTTTGGTGGCATTTATCCTAAAAATAATTCGGGAGCATTACCATCGGCACTTCGATTGCTCTTCAAACGGCTCTTCAGTAAAACACAGAATTTGAAAGAAGCCCCGAACATTCTTAGCCTTATGATGCGTGCGACTTTTGTGGCTTCAGATGCAGCGATGGCACAAACAAAAGCTGAGTCTGATATTTTTGCTGAGTTACCAGTGGAACAGTATGGACTCTTTGATTGGAAAAAGTTCTATGAACTGGTTGAGATCGGATACCGTTATGGAAAGACACATGCCAAGACTTGGAAAAAACAACTGGGAATCTTAGGTTAG
- a CDS encoding rod shape-determining protein has translation MIFDNLYGLFSNDMGIDLGTANTLVHVKGQGIVLSEPSVVAVQASTGRVLAVGQEAKRMLGRTPGDIVAIRPMKDGVIADFETVEKMIRYFIAKVHNRTTFVKPRIVIGVPSGITEVERRAVRESAEQAGAREIFLIEEALAAAIGANIPIHEPAGNMIVDIGGGTTEIAVISLGGMVIAESIRTGGDEFDEAIVKYLRNQYNLVVGERTAEDIKLTIGNAFADKRVDTMEVKGRDAISGLPRTLELDSNEIRKALKEPTDEILDGIKSVLERTPPELAADIVERGIVLTGGGCLLRGLEHYLTKETGVPVFRAENPLTCVVLGTGRYLDELKYIKPGIR, from the coding sequence ATGATATTTGATAATCTTTATGGACTTTTCTCGAACGATATGGGAATCGATTTGGGAACCGCGAACACCCTCGTGCATGTGAAAGGACAAGGGATCGTCCTATCAGAACCGTCGGTGGTGGCAGTCCAAGCCTCTACTGGTCGAGTCCTTGCTGTGGGACAAGAAGCAAAACGGATGCTAGGAAGAACTCCTGGTGATATCGTTGCCATCCGCCCCATGAAAGACGGGGTGATCGCTGACTTCGAAACTGTGGAAAAGATGATTCGTTACTTCATCGCAAAAGTCCACAACCGCACTACATTTGTAAAACCGCGCATCGTGATCGGGGTTCCTTCAGGGATTACCGAAGTAGAACGACGTGCCGTTCGTGAGTCCGCAGAACAAGCGGGAGCCCGCGAAATCTTCCTCATCGAAGAAGCACTCGCAGCTGCCATCGGTGCCAACATCCCGATCCATGAACCAGCAGGAAATATGATTGTTGATATCGGTGGGGGAACCACAGAAATCGCTGTGATCTCTCTGGGTGGTATGGTAATCGCCGAGTCCATCCGAACTGGTGGTGACGAATTCGATGAAGCCATTGTGAAATACCTTCGTAACCAATACAACTTAGTTGTTGGAGAAAGAACGGCAGAGGACATCAAACTCACCATCGGTAACGCGTTTGCTGACAAACGTGTCGACACGATGGAAGTAAAAGGTCGTGATGCCATCTCTGGTCTCCCACGCACTCTCGAACTCGATTCCAACGAAATCCGTAAAGCCCTCAAAGAACCAACAGACGAAATCCTAGACGGGATCAAATCGGTTCTCGAGCGCACTCCTCCAGAACTTGCGGCCGACATCGTAGAACGAGGAATCGTTCTTACAGGTGGTGGTTGCCTCCTCCGTGGTCTCGAACACTACCTCACCAAAGAAACAGGAGTTCCAGTATTCCGTGCTGAAAACCCACTCACTTGTGTGGTTCTCGGAACAGGACGTTACTTGGATGAATTGAAATACATCAAACCAGGAATCCGATAA
- a CDS encoding MarR family winged helix-turn-helix transcriptional regulator has translation MKQKKSDSATVKSDFSVNKAEDSSGFLLWQVTSLWQREIRYALEPLKLTHSQFVLLASILWLTQQEKEVTQVLLSEHTKIDPMTTSTVIRTLIQKGYVDRREHSTDTRAKIVSLTKSGESITKNAVKKVENFDHEFFSALGVAKHEFNDCLLKILSKY, from the coding sequence ATGAAGCAAAAAAAATCAGATAGTGCAACTGTTAAGAGCGATTTTAGTGTCAATAAGGCAGAAGATAGCTCTGGATTTCTTTTATGGCAAGTAACGAGTCTTTGGCAAAGAGAGATTCGTTATGCGCTTGAACCTCTGAAATTGACACATTCACAATTTGTATTGTTAGCAAGTATCCTTTGGTTGACCCAACAAGAAAAGGAAGTGACTCAGGTTCTTTTGTCAGAACATACAAAAATTGATCCGATGACTACCTCCACTGTCATTCGCACATTAATCCAAAAAGGATATGTTGATCGACGGGAACACAGTACGGATACCAGAGCAAAAATTGTGAGTTTGACAAAGAGTGGTGAATCGATTACAAAGAATGCAGTGAAAAAAGTTGAAAACTTTGATCACGAATTTTTTTCTGCGTTAGGTGTCGCCAAACATGAATTTAACGATTGTTTATTAAAGATACTTTCTAAATATTAA
- a CDS encoding SRPBCC family protein — translation MIINTYTYTTNEIKQEQIWKLMSDVNRWKNWDSTLEKSEMLGTFEAGNFFMIRPSGGPDVKIQLIEVRPNSYFKDFTKFPLAKMFGEHFYEKTSEGLKITITMSITGPLAFLWNMIVMKNIVSHLAEDVQLQINEAKKIR, via the coding sequence ATGATCATCAATACATACACATACACTACAAACGAAATCAAACAGGAACAAATTTGGAAATTGATGTCAGATGTGAACCGGTGGAAAAATTGGGATTCTACTCTTGAAAAATCGGAGATGTTAGGTACATTCGAAGCTGGGAATTTTTTTATGATTCGCCCCTCTGGTGGGCCGGATGTAAAAATTCAATTGATAGAAGTGAGACCCAATTCTTATTTCAAGGACTTTACAAAATTTCCTTTGGCAAAAATGTTTGGTGAACATTTTTATGAGAAAACATCTGAGGGACTCAAAATTACAATCACCATGTCGATCACGGGCCCACTTGCTTTTTTATGGAATATGATTGTCATGAAAAATATCGTAAGTCATCTCGCAGAAGATGTGCAACTACAAATCAATGAAGCAAAAAAAATCAGATAG
- a CDS encoding response regulator, translating to MTQTLMNDTNNQLKILLVEDEAIIALTEKRNLESYGYSVLWASSGEDAIELFKNDTSINIILMDINLGNGMEGTEAANIILKHKDIPLIFVSSHTEKEIVTKTEGITSYGYVVKSSTITVLDASIKMALKLFYANQKLKESEEKFMKAFQFCPTPMAIHDYTNRNVFIDCNPAFIAITGYKKEEIISKTALELGLYVFPEERETVLIQFQEQGYVKNFKNTFRTKTGKELIRFLSLSKILISNKEHIFSVQTESPIEYFDI from the coding sequence GTGACTCAAACACTGATGAACGATACCAACAATCAATTAAAAATACTCTTAGTGGAAGATGAAGCGATCATTGCGTTAACAGAAAAACGAAACCTAGAATCATATGGATATTCAGTACTTTGGGCGTCCAGTGGAGAAGATGCCATCGAACTGTTTAAGAACGATACTTCTATCAATATCATCCTGATGGATATCAATTTAGGAAATGGAATGGAAGGTACGGAAGCAGCAAACATTATTTTAAAGCATAAAGACATTCCACTCATATTTGTTTCTTCCCATACAGAAAAAGAAATCGTCACAAAAACAGAAGGAATCACTTCTTATGGTTATGTAGTTAAAAGTTCAACGATAACTGTCTTGGATGCCTCTATCAAAATGGCTTTAAAACTTTTTTATGCGAATCAAAAACTAAAAGAGTCGGAAGAGAAGTTTATGAAGGCATTCCAATTTTGTCCCACTCCAATGGCCATCCATGACTATACAAACCGAAATGTATTTATTGATTGTAACCCAGCTTTTATCGCGATCACCGGATACAAAAAAGAAGAGATCATCAGTAAAACGGCACTTGAATTAGGTCTATATGTATTCCCAGAAGAAAGAGAAACAGTCTTAATCCAATTCCAAGAGCAAGGGTATGTAAAAAATTTCAAAAACACTTTTAGAACGAAAACAGGGAAAGAACTAATTCGATTTCTTTCTCTTAGTAAAATCTTAATTTCCAATAAGGAACATATTTTTTCAGTCCAAACCGAATCACCCATCGAATATTTTGATATTTAA
- a CDS encoding Ppx/GppA phosphatase family protein — protein MLPFSQILRKPNQAFRTEKILAAIDLGTNSFHIVVVKLRPDGTLEYLTKEKESVRLGSGSSDYAVITNEAMDRGLACLKRFKTLADSYKAEIRAVATSALREAENRQIFLDRAEKETGIQIQVISGNEEARLIYLGILQGLPVYEKRILLIDIGGGSTELLIGEKGDILFSTSMKLGAIRLTEKYLKKDPISATDLQKCRIHIESVLSAFLPQIETWKPFMVVGSSGTITSVTSMVLEKKGEKRERLNGTEIPIDSFKEIRKQVLDAESIKKRLKIPGLDAKRGDIIVGGILVLDEVLQRIKAPAFTVSDFALREGIVYDTIESWYRHKDTSLPRLDNIREKAIKTVANLYPQGKHHAETVAKLTLQLFDDLRELHGLGNLERDYLETACYLHQVGLCISHHNYHKHSYYIIRNSEAMVGFSNSEIEIIALLARYHRKGGPKGKHEEFKTLRPEDQLLVRKLSSFLRIGDGLDRSEKSIIERLDAVIEKGKVNCRLYFKKGEDPNLEIWSVSEKKDLFEDTFGTNLEFHLHPI, from the coding sequence ATGCTTCCTTTCTCACAAATCTTACGCAAACCAAACCAGGCATTTCGCACGGAAAAGATCCTTGCTGCCATTGATTTGGGCACCAATTCCTTCCACATTGTCGTCGTAAAACTAAGACCGGATGGTACACTCGAATACCTGACCAAAGAAAAGGAATCCGTTCGATTAGGAAGCGGTAGCAGTGATTATGCGGTCATTACAAACGAGGCTATGGATCGGGGTCTTGCTTGTTTGAAACGTTTCAAAACTCTTGCCGACAGTTACAAAGCGGAAATCCGAGCTGTAGCCACAAGTGCACTTAGGGAAGCAGAAAATAGGCAAATTTTTCTGGACCGAGCGGAGAAGGAAACGGGCATCCAAATCCAAGTGATTTCAGGAAACGAAGAGGCAAGGCTCATCTACCTTGGGATTTTACAGGGACTCCCTGTATATGAAAAACGGATCCTTCTCATTGACATTGGTGGAGGGAGCACGGAACTTCTGATAGGGGAAAAAGGGGATATCCTTTTTTCCACCAGTATGAAGTTAGGTGCCATTCGTTTAACGGAGAAATACTTAAAGAAAGATCCAATTTCGGCCACTGATTTGCAAAAATGTAGGATCCATATTGAATCAGTGTTATCCGCTTTTTTACCTCAAATTGAAACTTGGAAACCTTTTATGGTGGTAGGAAGTTCGGGAACCATCACTTCAGTAACTTCGATGGTTTTAGAAAAAAAAGGAGAAAAACGAGAAAGATTAAATGGGACTGAGATTCCCATCGATTCTTTCAAAGAGATCCGCAAACAGGTATTAGATGCTGAAAGTATCAAAAAAAGACTCAAAATCCCTGGTTTAGATGCTAAACGAGGAGATATCATTGTTGGTGGGATTTTGGTATTGGATGAAGTGTTACAAAGGATTAAGGCACCTGCCTTTACTGTGAGTGATTTTGCCCTTCGTGAAGGAATTGTGTATGATACCATAGAATCTTGGTACAGACATAAGGACACTTCACTTCCGAGACTCGATAACATCCGAGAAAAAGCGATTAAAACAGTGGCAAACCTTTACCCACAAGGAAAACATCATGCTGAAACTGTTGCAAAACTCACCTTGCAGTTGTTTGATGATCTAAGGGAATTACATGGTCTTGGTAATTTAGAAAGGGATTATTTAGAAACCGCTTGTTACCTCCACCAAGTGGGGCTTTGTATTTCTCACCATAACTACCACAAACATAGTTATTACATCATTCGTAACTCTGAAGCAATGGTTGGATTTTCCAATTCAGAAATTGAAATCATTGCTCTTCTTGCCCGTTACCATAGAAAAGGTGGCCCAAAAGGCAAACACGAAGAGTTTAAAACCCTTCGGCCAGAAGACCAACTTTTGGTTCGCAAGTTATCGTCTTTTTTACGAATCGGAGATGGATTGGATCGTTCTGAAAAATCCATCATTGAAAGATTGGATGCAGTCATTGAAAAGGGCAAAGTGAATTGTCGTTTGTATTTCAAAAAAGGAGAAGATCCCAATTTAGAAATTTGGTCTGTGTCAGAAAAAAAAGATTTATTCGAAGATACATTTGGTACAAATTTAGAATTTCACTTACATCCAATATGA